TCATTTGCGGTGATCAGAAACTCAGCCCGGCGGTTTTGTGTGCGTCCTTCTGCGGTCTCATTGTTATACTTGGGCTCTGTTTCCCCAAATCCTTTGATATCAAGCCGACTGGCCTTTACACCTTTGGCCTTCAGATAATCGGATACATTTGTAGCCCTTCTTTCCGATAAGGATTTGTTATAGCTTACACTTCCTTTACTGTCAGTATGTCCCTGTATTTCAATGTTGGTATCGGGGTAATCGTTCAGAACAAGAACCAGTTTATCAAGAGTATTTTGAGAATTATTTGACAAATTAGATTGATCAAATCCAAATAGCACGTCGCTGCTAAATTCTACCACGATGCCTTCACCTACTCGTTCAACCTTTGCATCGGGAACCGTAGTTTTTATTTTGTCAGCCTGCTTGTCCATCTGACGGCCAATCACCGCACCGGTAGCACCGCCGGCTGCTGCACCGATAATTGCCCCCAAAGCTGTATTGCCGGAAGCCTTACCAATCACTGCGCCCATTGCGCCACCTGCTACTGTTCCACCTGCTGCCCCTTTCTGGGTTTTGGTTAAGGCACAACTGGAAAATAGCAACACTATGCCTATCATTAGAATCCAATTAAAATTTTTCATACTCTGTCTGTAGTTTAAGAATGGCCAGCACTTGCGCTGGTTGTAACTAGTTTATTTTAGTTCCTGTAAAGGTAGATGGGTTCGTGCCGGGAAGTATTGCATAACTCCGATGGAAGTTTACATCATTCACACATTTTATTTTCTTAATAATTATCAGTGTATAAATTTTATCATTCGATTTTTTTTAGCGGCTACCGGAAATCTGTGAATTATGTAATCTTCTCATATTATTCTGTAACACTTCCGGTAGTCAAATTATTCATCTTTGCTGAGTAAAGATGAATCGTCAATACGTCCATAAATTCTAATCACAGAATATTATTATGCCTTTATTAAATCTTTTAATCGTACTGATTGTAGTAGGAGTTTTACTCTGGTTAGTAAACGCCTATATACCCATGGATGGTAAAATCAAAAAAATCCTCAATGTAGTTGTACTGATTGTGGTTGTCATTTGGTTGCTCCAGGCATTTGGAATTTTGGATTCTGTAAAAAGTATCCGCATTTAAGCGTTCAGTGGGGAAATACCGCCGGGTAACACCGACCGGGATACGCCCCAATTTCCTCACTAGCGTACGAATATGTGATATCTATAAGAACTTCCTATAGATATGTAACACTTTGACTGTTGAATACAGCCACCTTTACAGGATAAGTATTAAGATTAATATTCAAATTAAATTATTATGGGAAATCTGCTTTATGTTATAGCTGTCGTTCTGCTCATTGCATGGGCAGTAGGATTTATTGGTTACAGTGCAGGTGGGTTGATACATATTCTGCTGGTGATTGCAATTGTAGCTGTCCTCCTTAGAGTTATTCAAGGAAGAAAAATTCTTTAAATCTGACGATTGCACTCGGCATTGTTGCATGAATAAAAACCACTTTATTAAAATTATACCAATCATGAGTACAGGAAAAGTAGTATTAGGTGTGTTGGCCGGGGTTGCCGTAGGAGCTTCATTGGGAATATTATTCGCTCCTGATAAAGGTTCGTCTACACGAAAAAAAATCTCAAACAAAAGTGATGAATACGTAGGAGAATTAGGCGAAAAATTTAATGGCCTTATTGACACACTCACCAGGAAGTTTGAAGCGATGAGTGAAGAAGCCATTCGCCTGGCCGAAAAAGGAAAAGTGAAAACGGAAATGCCCGTTGCCACAAACGAAAAACCGCGATAAACACAGCTAGTCTTCAATCTGCAAAATGCAATAAACATCAGACTTCGATCTGATGTTTATTGCGTCCTGCAGATCCAATCCTTCCCATGCTAAAAATCCCCAAATATGGAAACCCCGGTAAGTTTAATTGAAACCTTATTTGAAAAAACGGAGGCATATAGCAAAACAACTTACGAGCTTTCCAAACTCAAATTATTGGAGACAACGACGGTCGTCGCCACCTCTCTCATATCCCGTCTGAGCGTAATCATCGCGATTTCGTTGTTTGCGATTACTTTCAACACAGGCCTTGCACTGCTATTGGGTGAGGTATTGGGTAAATCTTATTACGGGTTTTTTATTGTTGCAACGTTTTACCTTTTAGCAGGGATCGTATTGCATTTTTTCCTCTATAAATGGATTAAAAAACCCGTTAGTGAACTAATTATTGACCAATCGCTTTAATAAAAAGGTATTATGCAAAAGATACATTCGGAAGTTGATCTCAGATCGGTGATTGAGCAATTGGAAAATAAGCAGGCCGAAGAAGGGAAAATGCTTAAGCAACAGTTTAATCTCGCATACGAAAGCATTCAACCCATCAATCTCATCAAAAGTACGCTTCAGGAAACCGCCAAATCGTTAGAGATACGGGAATATATATTTAATACATCCGTTGGTTTGGCTGCTGGTTATCTGTCTAATCTATTATTTGTCCGTGTATCTAAAAATCCGTTTAAAAAGCTTCTGGGAGCCGCATTGATGTTTGGTGTAACAAACGTGGTAACACATAATCCAAAAGTAATTAAATCACTGGGAGCAGAATTGTTAAAAATGATCATAAACAGGCCGAAGCTCGGTGAGATTGAAGTTGAGCATAAAGCAATCCATGAAACCATTTCCTGAATTTATTATGAAAACACGTGTTCAACTCCCTCTATATGCAAAAGCCTCTATTCTTATTGTCGGATTATATTTCTTAGTCAGTATTTTGGCTATCGCACGGGATCTTATTCTTCCCTTTATTTATGGCACGATCTCCGCAGTTTTGCTAAGTCCTACGGTGGATTTTATGGTGAGAAAAAGAATAAATCGAGTCATATCTGTTGTTATAGTTTTATCCATCACCCTTCTAATACTACTCGCGATTATTGGCTTATTATCCTCACAAGCCAGTAGATTGATGGATGCATTGCCCCAGCTGATGCAAAAATTTCAGGACCTGGTCCACGCTACCGTTA
The DNA window shown above is from Bacteroidia bacterium and carries:
- a CDS encoding OmpA family protein, with the translated sequence MKNFNWILMIGIVLLFSSCALTKTQKGAAGGTVAGGAMGAVIGKASGNTALGAIIGAAAGGATGAVIGRQMDKQADKIKTTVPDAKVERVGEGIVVEFSSDVLFGFDQSNLSNNSQNTLDKLVLVLNDYPDTNIEIQGHTDSKGSVSYNKSLSERRATNVSDYLKAKGVKASRLDIKGFGETEPKYNNETAEGRTQNRRAEFLITANEKMKAEAEKEALK
- a CDS encoding Thivi_2564 family membrane protein, whose amino-acid sequence is MPLLNLLIVLIVVGVLLWLVNAYIPMDGKIKKILNVVVLIVVVIWLLQAFGILDSVKSIRI
- a CDS encoding lmo0937 family membrane protein, with the translated sequence MGNLLYVIAVVLLIAWAVGFIGYSAGGLIHILLVIAIVAVLLRVIQGRKIL
- a CDS encoding YtxH domain-containing protein yields the protein MSTGKVVLGVLAGVAVGASLGILFAPDKGSSTRKKISNKSDEYVGELGEKFNGLIDTLTRKFEAMSEEAIRLAEKGKVKTEMPVATNEKPR